From a region of the Triticum aestivum cultivar Chinese Spring chromosome 7D, IWGSC CS RefSeq v2.1, whole genome shotgun sequence genome:
- the LOC123170243 gene encoding uncharacterized protein isoform X1 gives MAAAQQVMAAPVHDNNNCSKEEKNRDITQDMPFTEAEEQAPDAKVRDNGDSMDEEVTIAVDTDEGRGLAQEVEAKLAVEPAEGGLKETKEGRPRPAKKTEKAAAKGAVVPVDDHTADEAAEPKGAKKAEKAAAKWAVVPVDDDTEDEAAAPADQAPGPAPIAHEEAAEAACEEAIKGGTKCEKAHEE, from the exons ATGGCGGCGGCTCAG CAGGTCATGGCAGCACCCGTTCATGACAATAACAATTGCTCAAAGGAGGAGAAGAACCGTGACATCACCCAAGACATGCCCTTCACCGAGGCGGAGGAACAAGCACCTGATGCAAAGGTGCGTGACAACGGCGACTCCATGGACGAGGAGGTCACGATCGCGGTTGATACGGATGAGGGGCGAGGCTTAGCACAGGAAGTCGAAGCCAAGCTCGCCGTCGAGCCTGCAGAAGGTGGATTAAAGGAAACCAAGGAAGGAAGACCCCGCCCGGCAAAGAAGACTGAGAAGGCGGCCGCCAAGGGGGCGGTCGTCCCCGTCGACGACCACACTGCTGATGAGGCTGCTGAGCCGAAAGGGGCAAAGAAGGCCGAGAAAGCGGCGGCCAAGTGGGCTGTAGTCCCCGTCGACGACGACACTGAAGATGAGGCCGCTGCGCCGGCGGATCAGGCACCGGGGCCAGCGcctattgctcatgaggaggcggcggaggcggcctgcgAGGAAGCGATCAAAGGTGGCACGAAATGTGAGAAAGCTCACGAGGAATAG
- the LOC123170243 gene encoding uncharacterized protein isoform X2, with the protein MAAAQVMAAPVHDNNNCSKEEKNRDITQDMPFTEAEEQAPDAKVRDNGDSMDEEVTIAVDTDEGRGLAQEVEAKLAVEPAEGGLKETKEGRPRPAKKTEKAAAKGAVVPVDDHTADEAAEPKGAKKAEKAAAKWAVVPVDDDTEDEAAAPADQAPGPAPIAHEEAAEAACEEAIKGGTKCEKAHEE; encoded by the exons ATGGCGGCGGCTCAG GTCATGGCAGCACCCGTTCATGACAATAACAATTGCTCAAAGGAGGAGAAGAACCGTGACATCACCCAAGACATGCCCTTCACCGAGGCGGAGGAACAAGCACCTGATGCAAAGGTGCGTGACAACGGCGACTCCATGGACGAGGAGGTCACGATCGCGGTTGATACGGATGAGGGGCGAGGCTTAGCACAGGAAGTCGAAGCCAAGCTCGCCGTCGAGCCTGCAGAAGGTGGATTAAAGGAAACCAAGGAAGGAAGACCCCGCCCGGCAAAGAAGACTGAGAAGGCGGCCGCCAAGGGGGCGGTCGTCCCCGTCGACGACCACACTGCTGATGAGGCTGCTGAGCCGAAAGGGGCAAAGAAGGCCGAGAAAGCGGCGGCCAAGTGGGCTGTAGTCCCCGTCGACGACGACACTGAAGATGAGGCCGCTGCGCCGGCGGATCAGGCACCGGGGCCAGCGcctattgctcatgaggaggcggcggaggcggcctgcgAGGAAGCGATCAAAGGTGGCACGAAATGTGAGAAAGCTCACGAGGAATAG